The Panacibacter microcysteis DNA window GTCTTAAACGCTATATGGAAGTGTTTAATAAAAGTGGTGAACTGTGCAGGAAATCTGGTATGAAGTTCGGCTACCACAACCATGACTTTGAGTTTAGTGAAAAGCTGAATGGCGAAAAAGTATTTGACATTATCCTGCAAAACACAGACCCTTCTCTGGTGGCGCAGCAACTGGATATCGGAAACATGTACCATGCAGGCGGTGTGGCACTGGATATTGTAAAACAATACCCCGGCAGGTTTGAACTGATGCATGTAAAGGATGAGATAAAAGCTGCCAAAGGTGGAGAAATGGGTGGTGAATATGAGAGCACCATTTTGGGTAAAGGTATTATACCTGTAAAGGAAGTGATTGACCTGGGTAAAAAATCGGGTGGTACCATACATTTTGTGGTAGAGCAGGAATCTTACCAGGGTATGGCGCCTATAGATTGTGTGAAAGAAGATTATGCTATTATGAAGGGATGGGGATATTAAACCGCTAAATATTTTAAACATAAACGGCGGCGCGCAGCGCCGCCGTTTATGTTTTGGCAAACTTATTTTACTTCGAGTGCCTTTTTAATCATCGGGTCATTTACATTACTTACTTCGTAAAAGCCCTCACTGCGCCAGATTTGACGGGCAAGTTGCGCAGGAAATTTATCCAACAATTCCTTCTTTGCTTTGCTGTCAACCTTTGTAAGATCAATACTGTCGCGTTTTGCAAAATCAGTCAGTTGTTGCCATTCACGCTCACCGGCAGTGAAACTCTTTGCCAGGTCGAGCGGGGTTTTGTAAGCAGCGAGTGCGTCTTTATGCTGTATGTAATACGTGTATACAAAATTATTGAGTGTGTTTCTTATGTAAAGTTGTACAACCGGCTCGGGCTGAGATGCTGTATCAAAAGCAACAAAGATATCTGGCGTTATACCACCGCCGCCATATACCGTGCGGCCACTTTTTGTTTTAAATGCGGGCCCGGCAGGTGTAGAGGTATCGCCATGCACCACTTCTCCGTTGTGAAAGCGTGTAAGCAACTCTTCTTCGTAGACCTCCCTGTTGTTGCTTTCATAAGGTTTTTGAATGTTGCGGCCCAGTGGTGTAAAATATCTTGCCACGGTAAGGCGCAGGGCACCACCATCACTCAGGTTAAATTGTTGTTGTACGAGGCCCTTACCAAATGTGCGCCGGCCAATGATCGTGGCGCGGTCCCAATCCTGCAGGGCGCCGGATAATACTTCGCTGGCACTTGCAGACGTTTCATCTACCAATACCGTAAGTTTACCGGTTTCAAAAAGGCCATCACGTTTGCAGTGGTACTCCATCTCCGGTACGTGCGTGCCTTTTGTATATACGATCATCTTATCATTGTCAAGAAACTCATCGGCAATATCTACAGCTTCCTGCAATATGCCGCCGCCGTTACCACGCAGGTCGAGTATAAGCTCTTTCAATCCCTGTTTCTGCAGGCCTTCCAGCGCAGCCATAAATTCTTCGTAGGTGGTTTCAGAAAACTTGTTGATGTGTATAAAACCCAGGCCCGGTTGCATGATGTATGCAACATCAACAGAAGGTACCGGTATGGTGCCCCTGGTGATCATAAGTTTTACCGGTTTGTTATCCCTCAGTACTGTAAGCGACACCTTTGACCCGCCTGCACCACGCAGCATTTTTCTTATTTCTGCCGGCTTAATTTTTACACCGGCAACATTGGCCGTATCGTTTACTTTGATGATCTTATCGCCCACCTGCGCACCGGCTTTGAAAGAGGGGCCATCTGCTATTACGCTCACAATATTCACCGTGTCGCTAAAAATCTGGAACTCCACTCCGATACCCTGGAAATTGCCCTGCAGGTCTTCGGTAACATCCTGTAGTTCTACCGGCGGTATGTATAGCGAATGTGGGTCAAGGTGAGCCAGCATTTTGTTGATGGCATCTTCTTTCAGGCTGTCCACCGCAACCGTATCCACGTATTTATTTTGAATAAGGTTTAATATTTCCTGTATAGAACTGCTTTTTGTATTTTTCAGAAAGCCGGAAACACCGCCTGTATCTTCCCGCAGTTTGTAGCCGATCCACATACCCACCATCATAACAATTGAGAAAAGCAACGGCAGCCAAACCTGCAATTTTTTATTTACCATTTTGCCAAGTACTTAGATATATTCTTAAAACACGAATATCAGTAATAATGTTATTAATGATCTTACAAATGTTACCGGCTGCAGCAAACAAAGAATATTTTTATGATGCCGGCTGCAGGTACGTTGTGGCATCGCCTGTTGTGTCACTCACTTGTGCTTCCTGTTTTTATGGCGGCTGCAGCGTTGCGGTTTATCCCGCGTCTCCAATCATTTTTGAAGTAATTACCCAATTTTTTCCTTTTGTAACATTTCCCGCCTATATTTGCAACCCCAAATAAGGGAAAAGGCCTCGTAGCTCAACTGAATAGAGCATTTGACTACGGATCAAAAGGTTTCAGGTTTGAATCCTGACGAGGTCACATCTTGGGACAAACAGAAAATGACTGAGTTGTCCCATTTTTTTTGCCCTGAAAAGTCTTACCAACCATCAACATAATTCTGCACGCTTCGTTGACTCTTGTGGTTAAATATCAAAGCCCGTCAAAAAGTCGATTTTTCGGGGAACATTTGAACCAATTATCTTTTTTTGTTGGGTACAGTTCGTTTATATATATGATATACCGTTGCGATGTATTGGAAACAATCATATCCGGCAAAATTTGAATGTGGTTTAGAAATTTGGTTCAAATCAAAACTTTATGTAAGTTTATATTTGCAAAACGGGATGAAAAGTAACCCTTTTATCAAACAAGGACTTAAATGATTGGACAATACAGATATTTAGAGGACTTTATCAAAGAATTACGTTCCAATGGAAAATATGCATTTTCATTACGAGAAGTACGAGGCCGTTTTGAGCAATCGGATGAAGCGATAAAGAAAGCGTTGCAGCGACTAAAAAAGAAGAATGAAATTGCTTTAATAAGGAACGGGTTTTATGTAATTGTTACTCCCGAATACAGCAGTAAAGGAACACTTCCACCATCGCTTTTTGTCGCAGATTTGATGAAGTTTTTGGAGAGAGATTATTACGTAGGGTTGTTAAATGCAGCTACTTATTATGGAGCTGCACACCAGCAACCACAATCTTTTTCAGTGATCACAATGAAGCCAGGTTTGCGTAGTATTCATAACGACAACCTGAAAATGAACTTTTATATAAAGAAGGAATGGGACAAAGGTGATATAGTTCAAAAAAAGGTTGATACAGGATATATAAACGTATCATCGCCGGAATTAACTGCGCTGGACTTAGTATATTATTTTGATCAGGCGGGTGGTTTCAGCAGAGTAGCGACTGTGCTGGAAGAGCTTTGTGAAAGCATTGATCCCGATAAAATGCTTGACCTTGCGAAACGGTATTCTCCTATAACAGCGGTTCAACGTTTGGGCTTTCTGCTTGACGAGATTTTAAGTATGCCGGATTTAAGCGAGCCTATAAAAGGCTATTTAAAAACAGTGAACTATTTCCCTGTATTATTAAGACCGCAAAAAGAAAAGCCTGAGATGATTACCGGTAATGATTGGAAAGTTGTTCAAAATATAGAAATAGAAACCGATTTATGATTCCTCAGGCATACATAACCGCGTGGCGTAAAAAGGCTCCCTGGCAGGAAGATTTCCAGGTTGAACAGGATCTGGTAATTGAGCGTGCCTTGATGGCAATATACAGTAATGAATATTTAAAAGAGCGATTGGCATTCAGAGGGGGAACGGCATTACATAAATTGTATCTCTCGCCTGCCGCAAGGTATTCTGAAGATATAGATTTAGTGCAAATCACAGCAGAGCCATTTGGGTCAATTATGGATAAGTTACGAGAGACTTTATCCTTTTTGGGCGATAAGCCAATACGTAAGCAGAAACAGCATAACATTACATTGGTATACCGCTTTGATTCAGAGGGTGGAATTCCGTTGAGATTAAAAGTGGAAGTGAATTGTCGGGAACACCATACAATTTTTGGCATTCAGGATGTAAAACATACTATGCAGTCTGAATGGTTTACAGGTGAAGTTTTGATACCGTCATACCAGTTACCGGAATTATTGGGTACTAAAATGCGTG harbors:
- a CDS encoding S41 family peptidase, with the protein product MVNKKLQVWLPLLFSIVMMVGMWIGYKLREDTGGVSGFLKNTKSSSIQEILNLIQNKYVDTVAVDSLKEDAINKMLAHLDPHSLYIPPVELQDVTEDLQGNFQGIGVEFQIFSDTVNIVSVIADGPSFKAGAQVGDKIIKVNDTANVAGVKIKPAEIRKMLRGAGGSKVSLTVLRDNKPVKLMITRGTIPVPSVDVAYIMQPGLGFIHINKFSETTYEEFMAALEGLQKQGLKELILDLRGNGGGILQEAVDIADEFLDNDKMIVYTKGTHVPEMEYHCKRDGLFETGKLTVLVDETSASASEVLSGALQDWDRATIIGRRTFGKGLVQQQFNLSDGGALRLTVARYFTPLGRNIQKPYESNNREVYEEELLTRFHNGEVVHGDTSTPAGPAFKTKSGRTVYGGGGITPDIFVAFDTASQPEPVVQLYIRNTLNNFVYTYYIQHKDALAAYKTPLDLAKSFTAGEREWQQLTDFAKRDSIDLTKVDSKAKKELLDKFPAQLARQIWRSEGFYEVSNVNDPMIKKALEVK
- a CDS encoding nucleotidyl transferase AbiEii/AbiGii toxin family protein, producing the protein MIPQAYITAWRKKAPWQEDFQVEQDLVIERALMAIYSNEYLKERLAFRGGTALHKLYLSPAARYSEDIDLVQITAEPFGSIMDKLRETLSFLGDKPIRKQKQHNITLVYRFDSEGGIPLRLKVEVNCREHHTIFGIQDVKHTMQSEWFTGEVLIPSYQLPELLGTKMRALYQRRKGRDLFDMWFALIQGKVDPRAVIEAWNFYMKEEHNGVTQKEFLENMEKKIEDADFTGDMNGLLRSDIQYNISEAYKFVRTNLLEKI
- a CDS encoding type IV toxin-antitoxin system AbiEi family antitoxin domain-containing protein — its product is MIGQYRYLEDFIKELRSNGKYAFSLREVRGRFEQSDEAIKKALQRLKKKNEIALIRNGFYVIVTPEYSSKGTLPPSLFVADLMKFLERDYYVGLLNAATYYGAAHQQPQSFSVITMKPGLRSIHNDNLKMNFYIKKEWDKGDIVQKKVDTGYINVSSPELTALDLVYYFDQAGGFSRVATVLEELCESIDPDKMLDLAKRYSPITAVQRLGFLLDEILSMPDLSEPIKGYLKTVNYFPVLLRPQKEKPEMITGNDWKVVQNIEIETDL
- a CDS encoding TIM barrel protein — protein: MRTSRRDFLKKGTMAAAGAALLSNKIFAAPATATILGVQLYSVREDMYKDTLGTLKKVSDAGYKYVEHAGYNNRKFYSKYTAADFKKVLADLGMQMKSGHTVMGRNHWDESKKDFTAAWKYTVEDAATAGQEYVISPWLDESYRKDYDGLKRYMEVFNKSGELCRKSGMKFGYHNHDFEFSEKLNGEKVFDIILQNTDPSLVAQQLDIGNMYHAGGVALDIVKQYPGRFELMHVKDEIKAAKGGEMGGEYESTILGKGIIPVKEVIDLGKKSGGTIHFVVEQESYQGMAPIDCVKEDYAIMKGWGY